DNA sequence from the Shewanella piezotolerans WP3 genome:
TATGTCTATTATGACGAAGAGGGTAACTGGAAGCCGTTAGAGCAAGATAGATTGTTAGCGAGCAGACAGATGGAGCCAGGTATTGAACTGGTTTTGGTGCTTGATGGTTTGCCGTTAGTGCAAGAGGATGAAGAGCAAGATAGTTGGTTTGATGAGCCATTAATCGAAAAGTCTGCTGATGAGAAAAAGAAATATCCAGAGCCACAAATTCTGCTGTTCCCAAGTGGTGAAATGAGTGCCTTTGAGCTCGCTTTTGTTGCTAAAGACGAAATGGATAAAGAGATCGAAGTCGTAGTCGTAGGTGATTCATTAGGCCGATTGAAACTGAATTATGAAGATGATGAACGTTAATGCTTCTCTACAAACGCCAGTCTCTCATCAAAATGCGCCAGCTCATGT
Encoded proteins:
- the gspH gene encoding type II secretion system minor pseudopilin GspH, with amino-acid sequence MTSVTGTYRTSNKMTLAAVRQTRQTGFTLMEVLLVVLLMGLAASAVTLSMGGGGQKQALDRLAQQFMMSSEMVLDETVLSGHFIGIVIEEDSYEYVYYDEEGNWKPLEQDRLLASRQMEPGIELVLVLDGLPLVQEDEEQDSWFDEPLIEKSADEKKKYPEPQILLFPSGEMSAFELAFVAKDEMDKEIEVVVVGDSLGRLKLNYEDDER